A genomic stretch from Anaerolinea thermophila UNI-1 includes:
- a CDS encoding ADP-ribosylglycohydrolase family protein, with protein MTLPQDYLERVYAGVLGKIIGVYLGRPFEGWTYEQILERLGEIHYYVHDRLGVPLVVTDDDISGTFTFLRALPDFGNTFDLTAEQIGQTWLNYLVENRTVLWWGGMGNSTEHTAYLRLKHGIPAPRSGSMALNGKVVAEQIGAQIFIDGWAMVCPGEPDRAAELARRAAQVSHDGEAVFAAQVLAAMEALAFVEPDLNRLLDEAVRLIPGDSLIYRLIADLRHQRARTDDWRETLAFIFRHYGYDRYGGNCHVIPNHALIHLSLLYGGDDFQRALSIVNTAGWDTDCNSGNVGCLLGIKNGLAGLDAGPDWRMPVADALYLPTAEGGSCVTDALQVAQWVAGIGCALHGEPAPKLKGGVRFSFDLPGALQGFTALEGAPVRLENVCGYSERGQRALAIHYAHVAPGVPARVATATFLRPDAFQMKTYDLFGCPTLYSGQVVSAEVCADERNAAVAQARLFIEVYDEDDRLVSIPAPVQSLAPGGRQRWTWQIPDTQARPIARVGLEVLDSAHTPGTLYLDWLDWQGAPQVCLTRPARRGQAWQLAWVNAVSHLDTSNEPLRLIQDEGRGLLAQGTLDWRDVEAQAVCTPHLARAFGLAVRVQGLERYYALVLAHPGTARLICRWYGKDEVLAEVPLAWDWGQTFTLSLRAEGVRLTALVDGVPVLQAEDARLQGGAVGLLIEEGRLGVEQVCVRGRQV; from the coding sequence ATGACTCTTCCTCAAGATTATCTGGAGCGGGTGTACGCCGGCGTGCTGGGCAAAATCATCGGCGTTTATCTGGGGCGCCCCTTTGAGGGCTGGACGTACGAGCAAATCCTTGAGCGGCTGGGCGAGATTCACTACTACGTGCATGACCGCCTGGGCGTGCCGCTGGTGGTCACCGATGACGACATCTCCGGCACGTTCACCTTCCTGCGGGCTTTGCCCGATTTCGGCAACACCTTTGACCTGACCGCCGAGCAAATCGGGCAGACCTGGCTCAATTACCTGGTGGAGAACCGCACGGTGTTGTGGTGGGGCGGGATGGGCAACTCCACCGAGCACACTGCCTACCTGCGCCTGAAGCACGGTATTCCCGCGCCGCGCTCCGGCTCGATGGCGCTGAACGGTAAGGTGGTAGCCGAGCAGATTGGCGCGCAGATTTTCATTGACGGCTGGGCGATGGTCTGCCCGGGCGAACCCGACCGCGCCGCCGAACTGGCGCGCCGTGCCGCGCAGGTGAGCCACGACGGCGAAGCCGTCTTTGCCGCGCAGGTACTGGCGGCGATGGAAGCCCTGGCGTTCGTTGAACCCGACCTCAACCGCCTGCTGGATGAAGCCGTGCGTCTCATCCCGGGCGATTCGCTCATCTACCGCCTGATTGCCGACCTGCGCCATCAGCGTGCCCGCACCGATGACTGGCGCGAAACGCTGGCTTTCATCTTCCGCCATTACGGCTATGACCGCTACGGCGGCAATTGCCACGTGATTCCCAACCACGCGCTGATTCACCTGAGCCTGCTTTACGGTGGGGATGACTTCCAGCGCGCCTTGAGCATTGTCAACACCGCCGGGTGGGATACCGACTGCAACTCGGGCAACGTGGGCTGTCTGCTGGGCATCAAGAACGGGCTGGCGGGCTTGGATGCCGGTCCTGACTGGCGCATGCCGGTTGCCGATGCCCTCTACCTGCCCACCGCCGAGGGCGGCTCGTGCGTCACCGATGCTCTGCAGGTGGCGCAGTGGGTGGCGGGGATTGGCTGTGCCCTGCACGGCGAGCCGGCTCCCAAACTCAAAGGGGGTGTGCGCTTTTCCTTCGACCTGCCGGGCGCTCTGCAGGGTTTTACCGCGCTGGAAGGCGCGCCGGTGAGGCTGGAGAACGTCTGTGGGTACAGCGAACGCGGACAGCGTGCACTGGCAATCCACTACGCTCACGTGGCGCCTGGGGTGCCGGCGCGGGTGGCGACGGCAACCTTCCTGCGCCCGGACGCTTTCCAGATGAAAACCTACGACTTGTTTGGCTGTCCCACCCTCTATTCCGGGCAGGTGGTGAGCGCCGAAGTGTGCGCCGATGAACGCAACGCGGCAGTCGCGCAGGCGCGCCTCTTTATCGAGGTGTACGACGAGGACGACCGCCTGGTGTCCATCCCCGCGCCGGTGCAGAGCCTGGCGCCGGGCGGGCGACAGCGCTGGACGTGGCAGATTCCCGACACGCAGGCACGTCCCATTGCGCGGGTGGGGCTGGAAGTGCTGGACAGCGCCCATACCCCCGGGACGCTGTACCTCGACTGGCTGGACTGGCAGGGCGCGCCGCAGGTCTGCCTGACCCGACCGGCACGGCGCGGACAAGCCTGGCAGTTGGCATGGGTTAATGCGGTGAGCCATCTGGACACCTCGAACGAGCCTCTGCGCCTGATTCAGGACGAGGGGCGCGGACTGCTGGCGCAGGGCACGCTCGATTGGCGCGATGTGGAAGCGCAGGCGGTCTGTACGCCGCATCTGGCGCGGGCGTTCGGGCTGGCGGTGCGCGTGCAGGGGCTGGAACGTTACTACGCGCTGGTGCTGGCGCATCCCGGCACGGCGCGGCTGATCTGCCGCTGGTACGGCAAGGATGAGGTGCTTGCCGAAGTCCCGCTGGCGTGGGACTGGGGGCAAACGTTCACCCTCTCCCTGCGCGCCGAAGGGGTGCGCCTGACCGCCCTGGTGGACGGCGTGCCAGTGTTGCAGGCAGAGGATGCCCGCCTGCAGGGCGGCGCGGTGGGACTGCTCATCGAGGAAGGACGCCTGGGGGTGGAGCAGGTGTGCGTGCGTGGCAGGCAGGTTTGA
- a CDS encoding 8-oxoguanine deaminase, whose product MTTLLVKNISFLVTMDGARREIVNGAIFARDGIIEQVGQTADLPATADRVLDLNGYIVFPGLINTHHHFYQTLTRVVPAAQDANLFNWLKTLYPIWARLTPEDIYISTQTALAELALSGCTTASDHLYLYPNGSRLDDEIAAAREVGLRLHASRGSMSLGESKGGLPPDSVVDSEEHILRDSQRLIEQYHDPKPGSMVQIVLAPCSPFSVTGDLMRESAVLARQYGVHLHTHLAETQDEEVFCLQKFGMRPVEYMESLGWVGNDVWFAHAVHVNPAEIEVFAHTGCGVAHCPSSNMRLASGIAPVMPYIKAGVKVGLGVDGSASNDGSHMLEEVRQAMLLARLSAGLQGASLSGQDAPPLMTARQALELGTRGGAAVLGRNDIGALEAGKCCDFAAIRLDRLTYAGAQHDPVAALAFCAPQNVDILSVGGNLVVEDGQLRTVDVPRLVERHNRAAQRLVTGEA is encoded by the coding sequence ATGACCACTCTGCTGGTAAAGAACATCTCGTTTCTTGTGACCATGGACGGCGCCCGACGGGAAATCGTCAACGGCGCCATTTTTGCCCGCGACGGCATCATCGAACAGGTCGGGCAAACGGCTGACCTGCCCGCCACAGCGGATCGGGTGCTGGATTTAAACGGCTACATCGTCTTCCCGGGGCTGATTAACACCCATCACCACTTCTATCAAACCCTCACCCGCGTGGTGCCGGCGGCGCAGGATGCCAACCTGTTCAACTGGCTGAAGACGCTCTACCCCATCTGGGCGCGCCTGACCCCTGAAGATATCTACATCTCCACCCAAACCGCGCTGGCGGAACTGGCGCTTTCGGGATGTACCACCGCCTCGGATCACCTGTACCTTTACCCCAACGGCTCGCGCCTGGACGACGAGATTGCCGCGGCGCGCGAAGTGGGTCTGCGCCTGCACGCCTCGCGCGGCTCGATGAGTCTGGGCGAGAGCAAGGGCGGTTTGCCCCCCGACAGCGTGGTGGACAGCGAAGAACACATCCTGCGCGATTCTCAGCGCCTCATCGAGCAGTACCACGACCCCAAGCCGGGTTCGATGGTGCAGATTGTCCTGGCGCCGTGTTCGCCCTTCTCCGTCACCGGCGACCTGATGCGCGAAAGCGCCGTGCTGGCGCGTCAGTACGGGGTGCATCTGCACACCCATCTGGCAGAGACGCAGGATGAAGAGGTCTTCTGCCTGCAAAAGTTCGGCATGCGCCCGGTGGAGTACATGGAATCGCTCGGCTGGGTAGGTAATGACGTCTGGTTTGCCCATGCCGTGCATGTCAACCCGGCGGAGATTGAGGTCTTTGCCCATACCGGATGCGGCGTAGCGCACTGCCCCTCATCCAATATGCGCCTGGCAAGCGGCATTGCCCCGGTGATGCCCTACATCAAGGCGGGCGTCAAGGTGGGCTTGGGCGTGGATGGCTCGGCATCCAACGACGGCTCGCACATGCTAGAGGAAGTGCGCCAAGCCATGCTGCTGGCGCGCCTCTCGGCGGGCTTGCAGGGCGCTTCGCTCTCCGGGCAGGATGCACCCCCGCTGATGACCGCGCGGCAGGCGCTGGAACTGGGCACGCGCGGCGGCGCGGCGGTGCTGGGACGAAACGATATCGGCGCGCTGGAAGCGGGCAAATGCTGTGACTTTGCCGCCATCCGTCTGGACCGCCTGACGTATGCCGGCGCGCAACACGACCCGGTAGCGGCGCTGGCGTTCTGCGCTCCGCAGAACGTGGATATCCTCTCGGTGGGCGGTAATCTGGTGGTCGAGGACGGTCAACTGCGCACGGTGGACGTGCCTCGACTGGTGGAGCGGCACAACCGCGCCGCCCAGCGATTGGTGACCGGCGAGGCATGA
- the ade gene encoding adenine deaminase, with protein sequence MSQSFRLISTRTLVDCAMGRVPADLVVRNARWVSVQSGEILPHTEVAVKDGRIAAVGEDVRQTIGPNTRVLDAQGRYLVPGLLDAHMHVESGMLSVAQFVRAVLPHGTTGMFIDPHEIANVLGLRGVRLMVEEALLQPIHVFVQVPSCVPSAPGLETAGAVLGAEEIREALSWEGVIGLGEMMNYPGVQYCDEDVHAKLEATRQAGKVIGGHYPSPLLNHEFAAYAAGGAMDDHEGTRLEDALARVRNGMRAMLRFGSAWHDVKEQVRAITEMNLDPRYFLLCTDDSHSATLIQEGHMDRVLRHAIAQGLPPMTAIQMATLNTAEHFGVSREMGMIAPGRWADMLLVSDLVNFSVEMVIAKGQVVAQDGKLLVEPPALHYPDWALRTVHLPRALTAVDFRLPADDSRTTANVIGIIENQAPTRHLHMNVRPVNGEIQVDLSRDLAKVALVERHRPSGKVQVGLVHGFGFTQPCGIASTVAHDSHQMIVIGTDEEDMACAANRLMQTGGGQVVISRGEILGEVQLPIAGLISSAPAEQVARQAESVLEGFRACGCHLNNPNMQMSLLGLVVIPELRISDLGLVDVRRFQIIDVLE encoded by the coding sequence ATGAGTCAGTCCTTTCGCTTAATCAGCACCCGCACGCTGGTAGACTGCGCCATGGGGCGCGTCCCGGCGGATCTGGTGGTGCGCAATGCCCGCTGGGTAAGCGTGCAGAGCGGCGAAATCCTGCCCCATACCGAAGTTGCCGTCAAAGACGGGCGCATTGCCGCCGTGGGCGAGGATGTGCGCCAAACCATCGGACCCAACACCCGCGTGCTGGATGCGCAGGGGCGCTATCTGGTGCCGGGTTTGCTGGATGCGCACATGCACGTGGAATCGGGCATGCTTTCGGTGGCGCAGTTCGTGCGCGCGGTCCTGCCGCACGGCACGACCGGCATGTTCATTGACCCGCACGAGATTGCCAACGTGCTGGGCTTGCGCGGTGTGCGCCTGATGGTAGAAGAAGCCCTGCTCCAGCCCATCCATGTCTTTGTGCAGGTGCCTTCCTGCGTGCCTTCCGCCCCCGGTTTGGAGACAGCCGGCGCGGTGCTGGGGGCTGAGGAAATCCGCGAAGCCCTCTCGTGGGAAGGCGTCATTGGGCTGGGCGAGATGATGAATTACCCCGGTGTGCAGTACTGTGATGAGGACGTGCACGCCAAACTGGAAGCCACCCGCCAAGCCGGCAAGGTCATCGGCGGACATTACCCGAGCCCTCTGCTCAACCACGAATTTGCCGCTTACGCCGCCGGAGGCGCCATGGACGATCACGAAGGCACGCGCCTGGAAGACGCCCTGGCGCGGGTGCGCAACGGCATGCGCGCCATGCTGCGCTTTGGCTCGGCGTGGCACGATGTCAAGGAACAGGTGCGTGCCATCACCGAGATGAATCTTGACCCGCGTTACTTCCTGCTCTGCACCGACGACTCGCACTCCGCTACCCTCATCCAGGAAGGACACATGGACCGCGTCCTGCGCCATGCCATTGCTCAGGGCTTGCCGCCCATGACGGCGATTCAAATGGCAACCCTCAACACCGCCGAGCATTTCGGCGTCAGCCGCGAGATGGGCATGATTGCCCCCGGACGCTGGGCAGATATGCTGCTGGTGAGCGACCTGGTCAACTTCAGTGTGGAGATGGTCATTGCCAAAGGGCAGGTGGTGGCGCAGGACGGCAAACTGCTGGTGGAGCCGCCCGCCCTGCATTACCCCGACTGGGCACTGCGCACCGTGCATTTGCCGCGCGCGCTCACCGCGGTGGATTTCCGCCTGCCCGCCGACGACAGCCGTACCACCGCCAACGTCATCGGCATCATCGAGAATCAAGCCCCCACCCGCCACCTGCACATGAACGTGCGCCCGGTCAACGGCGAAATTCAGGTGGATTTGAGCCGCGATCTGGCAAAGGTGGCGCTGGTGGAGCGTCACCGCCCCAGCGGCAAGGTGCAGGTGGGATTGGTGCACGGCTTCGGTTTTACCCAGCCCTGCGGCATTGCCTCAACGGTTGCCCACGACAGCCATCAGATGATTGTCATCGGCACGGACGAGGAAGACATGGCGTGCGCCGCCAACCGTCTGATGCAGACTGGCGGTGGTCAGGTGGTCATCTCGCGGGGCGAGATTCTCGGCGAGGTGCAACTGCCCATCGCCGGGCTGATCTCCAGCGCGCCCGCCGAGCAGGTTGCCCGTCAAGCCGAAAGCGTGCTGGAAGGCTTCCGCGCCTGCGGATGCCATCTCAACAACCCCAACATGCAGATGAGCCTGCTGGGACTGGTGGTCATTCCTGAACTGCGCATTTCCGATCTGGGACTGGTGGACGTGCGCCGCTTCCAGATCATTGATGTGCTGGAATAA
- a CDS encoding GntR family transcriptional regulator, producing MELNGKNTHPYQRLQDQLAQLIAATPPGGRLPAEPELARQLNVSRATLREAMRSFEGQGLIRRRQGVGTFVVGQPAVIETGLEVLESIETLAHRMGMDVSMGDLNIREVNANPEEAALFDVPQGTPLVQVRRTIHTAGRPVAYLVDILPEDVLTPQDLERGFTGSVLDLLLRRGSPMLTRSVAEIQAVAADAKVARWLEIQRGDVLLMFKARLYSAEERMIDLSYSFFLPGYFRFQVVRRVGN from the coding sequence ATGGAACTCAATGGAAAGAACACCCATCCGTATCAGCGCCTGCAGGATCAACTGGCGCAGTTAATTGCCGCCACCCCGCCAGGCGGACGCTTGCCCGCCGAGCCGGAACTGGCAAGGCAGTTGAACGTCTCGCGGGCAACCCTGCGCGAAGCCATGCGCTCGTTCGAAGGACAGGGCTTGATTCGCCGCCGTCAGGGCGTGGGGACGTTCGTCGTCGGTCAGCCGGCGGTGATTGAAACCGGGCTGGAAGTGCTGGAGAGCATCGAGACGCTGGCGCACCGCATGGGCATGGATGTTTCCATGGGTGACCTGAACATCCGCGAGGTGAACGCCAACCCGGAAGAAGCCGCCCTGTTCGATGTGCCGCAGGGAACGCCGCTGGTGCAGGTGCGCCGCACCATCCACACCGCCGGGCGTCCGGTTGCCTATCTGGTGGATATCCTGCCGGAAGACGTGCTCACCCCGCAGGATCTGGAACGCGGCTTTACCGGTTCTGTGCTGGATTTGCTCCTGCGGCGCGGTTCGCCCATGCTGACGCGCTCGGTGGCGGAGATTCAAGCCGTTGCCGCCGATGCCAAAGTGGCGCGCTGGCTGGAAATTCAGCGCGGCGATGTCCTGCTGATGTTCAAGGCGCGCCTGTATAGCGCCGAAGAACGCATGATTGACCTTTCCTACAGTTTTTTCCTGCCCGGCTACTTTCGCTTTCAGGTCGTCAGACGGGTAGGCAATTGA
- a CDS encoding YgeY family selenium metabolism-linked hydrolase — MVESHVVQLIQERVRTAEEDIIRFLREICAIPSMESQIGPVGERIGAEMRKLGFDEVRFDKMGNILGRIGNGPKVLVYDSHIDTVGVGDPAEWPYDPFEGKIENGCLYARGAVDEKGSTPGMVYGLAIARDLGLLDGWTVYYFGNMEEWCDGIAPNSFVEVDPGVRPDFVVIGEPTMMKVYRGHKGRLEFKVTARGKSAHAASNHLGDNAIYKLLPVIAGIRDLEPALGDHPFLGHGKITVTDMKVRTASINAVPDEAVIFIDRRMTFGETKEQVIEQVRALIPEKDRESVTIEELFYDEPSYTGFVFPVDKYFPAWALDEEHPLVQAGQKTRTLIGLPEAPSGKWDFSTNGIYWAGKAGIPSIGFGPGDERLAHAMAEHVPLAEVVKAAEFYALLPRIIQETK; from the coding sequence ATGGTAGAGTCTCACGTTGTGCAATTGATTCAAGAACGGGTGCGCACTGCCGAAGAGGATATCATCCGCTTCCTGCGCGAAATTTGCGCCATTCCCAGCATGGAATCGCAGATTGGTCCCGTCGGCGAGCGCATCGGCGCGGAAATGCGCAAACTGGGCTTTGACGAAGTGCGCTTCGACAAGATGGGCAACATCCTCGGGCGCATCGGCAACGGTCCCAAAGTGCTGGTGTACGACTCGCACATCGACACCGTAGGCGTGGGCGACCCAGCCGAATGGCCCTACGACCCCTTCGAGGGCAAAATTGAGAACGGCTGTCTGTATGCCCGCGGCGCGGTGGACGAGAAGGGCAGTACCCCCGGTATGGTCTATGGGCTAGCAATTGCCCGCGATTTGGGCTTGCTGGACGGCTGGACGGTATACTACTTCGGCAACATGGAAGAGTGGTGTGACGGCATTGCCCCCAATTCCTTCGTTGAAGTGGACCCCGGCGTGCGCCCCGATTTCGTCGTCATCGGCGAACCAACCATGATGAAGGTGTACCGCGGTCACAAGGGACGCCTGGAATTCAAGGTGACGGCGCGCGGCAAGAGCGCTCATGCCGCTTCCAACCACCTGGGCGATAATGCCATCTACAAACTTCTGCCGGTCATCGCCGGCATCCGCGACCTGGAGCCTGCGCTGGGCGATCATCCCTTCCTTGGACACGGCAAGATTACCGTGACGGATATGAAGGTGCGCACCGCCAGCATCAACGCCGTGCCCGACGAGGCGGTGATTTTCATCGACCGCCGCATGACCTTTGGCGAGACCAAAGAGCAGGTCATCGAACAGGTACGCGCGCTCATCCCCGAAAAGGACCGCGAGAGTGTCACCATCGAAGAACTGTTCTACGACGAGCCTTCGTACACCGGCTTTGTCTTCCCGGTGGACAAGTACTTCCCCGCCTGGGCGCTGGACGAGGAGCATCCGCTGGTGCAGGCAGGACAAAAGACGCGCACGCTCATCGGCTTGCCCGAAGCGCCTTCCGGCAAATGGGATTTCAGCACCAACGGCATCTACTGGGCAGGCAAGGCGGGCATCCCCAGCATTGGCTTTGGTCCGGGCGACGAGCGCCTGGCGCACGCCATGGCAGAGCATGTCCCGCTGGCGGAAGTGGTCAAAGCCGCCGAGTTCTACGCCCTTCTGCCGCGCATCATTCAGGAGACAAAGTAG
- a CDS encoding ornithine carbamoyltransferase, giving the protein MQTNLRGRDFIGDLDFSKEEVETVLDVAWDLKRKRALGEPHPLLRDKTLAMLFFFTSTRTRGSFEAGMAQLGGHAAFIDSDTTQIAHGDTAKEIGEIFGRYFDGIAIRQCDWQFGNKYINEVARYSRVPVLNMQDDIYHPFQCLADLMTIMEKKGRDLRRRKIVVSWAYAASYSKPISVPQSLILQLTRFGADVVLAHPPEFKLMPEIVEMARENARKYHSGFEIVHDMDEAFKDADVVYPKSWGPLVTTTDKNEGKVLIEKYRDWITDQRRMDLTKEDSIYMHCLPADRNLEVTDEVIDGPHSVVYDEAENRLHVQKAVMALTMS; this is encoded by the coding sequence ATGCAGACCAATTTAAGAGGACGCGACTTCATCGGAGACCTGGATTTTTCCAAAGAAGAAGTCGAAACCGTGCTGGATGTGGCATGGGACCTGAAGCGCAAACGCGCGCTTGGCGAACCCCATCCCCTTCTGCGCGATAAAACCCTCGCCATGCTGTTCTTCTTCACCAGCACGCGCACCCGCGGATCGTTCGAGGCGGGCATGGCGCAGTTGGGCGGTCATGCCGCGTTCATTGACTCCGACACCACGCAAATTGCCCACGGCGATACTGCCAAGGAAATCGGCGAGATTTTCGGGCGCTACTTTGACGGCATTGCCATCCGCCAGTGCGACTGGCAGTTCGGCAACAAGTACATCAACGAGGTTGCCCGCTACTCCCGCGTGCCGGTGCTGAACATGCAGGACGACATTTACCACCCCTTCCAGTGCCTGGCAGACCTGATGACCATCATGGAGAAGAAAGGGCGCGACCTGCGCCGCCGCAAGATTGTCGTCTCGTGGGCGTATGCCGCTTCGTACAGCAAGCCCATCTCCGTACCGCAGTCGCTCATCCTGCAGTTGACCCGCTTTGGTGCGGATGTGGTGCTGGCGCATCCCCCCGAGTTTAAACTGATGCCCGAAATCGTTGAAATGGCGCGCGAGAACGCCCGCAAGTACCACTCCGGCTTCGAAATCGTCCACGACATGGACGAAGCCTTCAAGGATGCCGATGTGGTCTATCCCAAGTCCTGGGGTCCGCTGGTGACCACCACCGACAAGAACGAGGGCAAGGTGCTCATCGAGAAGTACCGCGACTGGATTACCGACCAGCGCCGTATGGACCTGACCAAAGAGGACAGCATTTACATGCACTGTCTGCCCGCCGACCGCAATCTGGAAGTGACCGATGAGGTCATTGACGGTCCGCACTCGGTGGTGTACGATGAGGCGGAAAACCGCCTGCACGTCCAGAAAGCCGTCATGGCGCTGACCATGTCGTAA
- the arcC gene encoding carbamate kinase, which translates to MSRKKTAVIAIGGNSLIKDNAHQKIEDQYQAAKETCYHIADMIEAGWNVAIGHGNGPQVGLILRQSEVAAKVEHLPETPLDVCGAESQGLIGYLLQQNLQNELFRRKIHQNVATVITQVLVDKNDPAFQHPTKPIGGFMTEEEAKRKAEELGWTVVEDAGRGWRRVVASPDPKEVVELDTIKALIEAGVIVITVGGGGIPVIDKGDGDYVGIAAVIDKDFASSLLAQEINADIFIISTAVEKVALNYGKPNEKLIDRMTVAEAKQYIQEGHFAKGSMLPKVQACIRYLEAGGKEALITSPENIGRALRGETGTWIVP; encoded by the coding sequence ATGTCCAGGAAGAAAACCGCAGTCATTGCTATTGGTGGGAACTCGTTGATTAAAGACAACGCCCACCAGAAAATTGAAGATCAGTATCAAGCCGCGAAAGAGACCTGTTACCACATCGCCGACATGATTGAGGCAGGCTGGAACGTGGCAATCGGCCACGGCAACGGTCCGCAGGTCGGGTTGATTCTGCGCCAGTCCGAAGTTGCCGCCAAGGTCGAGCATCTGCCTGAAACCCCGCTGGATGTGTGCGGCGCCGAAAGCCAGGGCTTGATCGGCTACCTGCTCCAGCAGAACCTGCAGAACGAACTGTTCCGCCGCAAGATTCATCAGAACGTTGCCACGGTTATCACCCAGGTGCTGGTGGATAAGAACGATCCGGCTTTCCAGCACCCCACCAAGCCGATTGGCGGCTTCATGACCGAAGAAGAAGCCAAACGCAAAGCCGAAGAACTGGGCTGGACGGTGGTGGAAGATGCCGGGCGCGGCTGGCGGCGCGTGGTGGCTTCGCCCGACCCCAAAGAGGTGGTGGAACTGGATACCATCAAAGCCCTGATTGAGGCGGGCGTGATCGTCATCACCGTGGGCGGCGGCGGAATCCCCGTCATCGACAAGGGCGACGGCGACTATGTGGGCATTGCCGCAGTCATCGACAAGGACTTCGCTTCCAGCCTGCTGGCACAGGAAATCAACGCGGACATCTTCATCATCTCTACCGCCGTGGAGAAGGTAGCCCTCAACTACGGCAAACCCAACGAGAAACTGATTGACCGCATGACGGTTGCCGAAGCCAAGCAGTACATTCAGGAAGGACACTTTGCCAAAGGCTCCATGCTCCCCAAGGTGCAGGCGTGCATCCGCTACCTGGAAGCAGGCGGCAAGGAAGCCCTCATCACCAGCCCGGAGAACATCGGGCGGGCACTGCGCGGTGAAACCGGCACCTGGATTGTGCCATAG
- a CDS encoding alpha/beta hydrolase, translating into MSFVSQLFLGVLRLFPFVPHSNWSIHQQRDVLEFYARLLLHTPPGVRIGFAAAGGPRAEWLIPERNTPDQVILYLHGGAYTVGSPRTHREMVGYLSLFARTRALVVDYRLAPEHPFPAALEDALAAYHHLQRLGYPPHKIAFAGDSAGGGLAMATLLALRDRGEPLPAAAALMSPWTDLAGVGESVKTHETRDPLINPADLPVAARLYLRDLDPRHPYASPLYGDFHGLPPILVHVGTEEILYTDSTRLVERLLEDGVDAKLVVWEGMWHVFQLFTLRVPESWRSLRQMGSFLHHHLSRAQAEETNPQSIQKEKVPVQP; encoded by the coding sequence ATGAGTTTTGTCAGTCAATTGTTTCTGGGCGTTCTGCGCCTGTTTCCTTTCGTCCCACACAGTAACTGGAGCATTCACCAGCAAAGAGACGTTCTGGAGTTTTACGCCCGGCTTTTGCTGCACACTCCGCCCGGTGTGCGCATCGGCTTTGCCGCCGCAGGTGGTCCACGCGCCGAGTGGCTCATTCCCGAACGCAACACCCCCGATCAGGTCATTCTCTACCTGCACGGCGGGGCTTACACAGTCGGCTCACCCCGCACCCACCGCGAGATGGTGGGCTACCTCTCCCTGTTTGCGCGCACCCGCGCCCTGGTGGTGGATTACCGCCTTGCGCCTGAGCATCCCTTCCCCGCCGCGCTGGAAGACGCCCTTGCCGCCTATCATCACCTTCAACGGCTGGGGTACCCGCCTCACAAAATCGCTTTTGCCGGTGATTCGGCGGGCGGCGGGCTGGCAATGGCAACCCTGCTGGCGCTGCGCGACCGCGGCGAGCCTCTGCCCGCCGCCGCGGCGCTGATGTCGCCGTGGACGGATCTGGCGGGCGTGGGCGAATCGGTCAAAACCCACGAAACCCGCGACCCGCTCATCAACCCTGCCGACCTGCCGGTTGCCGCCCGCCTGTACCTGCGCGACCTGGACCCGCGCCATCCCTACGCCTCACCGCTGTATGGCGACTTCCACGGCTTGCCGCCCATTCTGGTGCATGTGGGCACGGAAGAAATCCTCTACACCGATTCCACCCGTCTGGTGGAGCGTCTGCTTGAGGACGGGGTGGATGCCAAACTGGTCGTCTGGGAAGGCATGTGGCATGTCTTCCAGTTATTCACCCTGCGCGTGCCGGAGTCTTGGCGTTCCCTGCGCCAGATGGGGTCCTTCCTGCATCATCACCTCTCGCGCGCGCAAGCGGAAGAAACGAATCCTCAGTCCATACAAAAGGAAAAAGTGCCCGTTCAACCTTAA